In one window of Arachis ipaensis cultivar K30076 chromosome B06, Araip1.1, whole genome shotgun sequence DNA:
- the LOC107645717 gene encoding jasmonic acid-amido synthetase JAR1: MLEKVEEFNMEKVIQEFETLTKDAGRVQRETLKRILEDNASAEYLQNLGLNGRTDPESFKACVPLVTHKELEPYIHRIIDGDTSSILTGKPITTMSLSSGTTQGKPKYLPWNDELFETTMQIYQTSFAYRNREFPIKNGKALSFIYSSKQFKTKGGVAAGTATTNVFRNSRYKREMKALQSQCCSPDEVIFGPDFFQSLYCHLLCGLIFHEEVQLVSSVFAHSIVHAFRTFEQVWEELCTDIKQGVLSSRITVPSIRAVMSKLLKPNPELANLIHAKCVGLSNWYGLIPELFPNAKYVYGIMTGSMEPYLKKMRHYAGELPLLTADYGSSEGWIAANVNPRLAPEFATYAVLPQIGYFEFIPLTQLENNDASSSFLSIDLNPVGLTEVKVGEEYEIVITNPAGLYRYRLGDVVKVMGFHNSSPELKFVRRSSLLLTINIDKNTEADLQLAVEAAGKVLAEEKLEVVDFTSHVDLSKEPGHYVIFWEINGEASEQVLGECCNCLDRSFVDAGYTSSRKVNCIGPLELRLVRRGTFQKILEHYLGLGATVSQYKTPRCVGPTNPTVLQILTDNVVKTYLSTAFN; this comes from the exons ATGTTGGAGAAAGTGGAAGAGTTCAACATGGAGAAGGTGATCCAAGAGTTTGAGACACTTACAAAAGATGCCGGAAGGGTTCAGAGGGAAACCCTCAAGAGGATTCTGGAGGATAATGCTTCAGCTGAGTATTTGCAAAATTTGGGTCTCAACGGAAGAACTGACCCTGAAAGTTTCAAGGCTTGTGTACCACTTGTTACCCACAAAGAATTGGAGCCTTATATACATAGAATCATTGATGGAGACACTTCTTCTATTCTCACTGGAAAACCTATCACTACTATGTCATTAAG CTCTGGCACTACTCAGGGGAAGCCAAAATATCTGCCATGGAATGATGAATTGTTTGAAACCACTATGCAGATATATCAGACCTCTTTTGCCTATAGGAATAG AGAGTTCCCTATCAAGAATGGGAAGGCTTTGAGCTTCATATACAGCAGCAAACAGTTCAAAACAAAAGGGGGTGTGGCAGCCGGAACTGCCACAACCAATGTGTTTCGCAATTCGCGGTACAAGCGGGAGATGAAGGCACTCCAATCCCAATGTTGCAGCCCAGATGAAGTGATATTCGGCCCTGACTTCTTTCAATCACTCTACTGCCACCTCTTATGTGGACTAATCTTCCATGAAGAAGTTCAGCTTGTTTCGTCCGTATTTGCACACAGCATTGTCCATGCTTTTAGAACATTCGAACAGGTATGGGAAGAGCTTTGCACTGATATCAAACAAGGTGTCCTCAGCAGCCGGATCACCGTTCCATCGATCCGAGCAGTCATGTCCAAGCTCCTAAAACCGAACCCAGAGCTTGCCAACCTGATCCATGCAAAATGTGTGGGATTGAGCAACTGGTATGGCCTAATACCAGAGCTTTTTCCTAATGCAAAGTATGTGTACGGAATAATGACAGGGTCAATGGAGCcatatttgaaaaagatgaggCATTATGCTGGGGAGCTGCCATTGTTGACCGCTGACTATGGATCCTCTGAAGGGTGGATTGCTGCAAATGTGAACCCAAGACTTGCACCTGAATTTGCTACTTATGCTGTGCTTCCTCAAATTGGTTACTTTGAATTCATTCCACTCACACAGCTTGAAAATAATGATGCTTCTTCTTCATTCCTCTCTATTGATCTCAACCCAGTGGGCCTCACTGAGGTCAAGGTTGGTGAGGAGTACGAAATTGTCATCACCAATCCAGCAG GTTTATACAGGTATAGGCTAGGGGACGTTGTGAAGGTTATGGGATTCCATAACTCAAGTCCAGAACTGAAATTCGTTCGTCGGAGCAGTCTTCTTCTTACCATCAACATTGACAAGAACACCGAGGCGGATTTGCAGTTGGCGGTGGAAGCGGCGGGGAAAGTGTTGGCAGAGGAGAAACTAGAAGTAGTTGACTTCACCAGCCATGTTGACTTGTCAAAGGAGCCAGGGCATTATGTTATATTCTGGGAAATCAATGGAGAAGCTAGTGAACAAGTTCTTGGTGAATGCTGCAACTGTTTGGACAGGTCCTTTGTTGATGCAGGGTACACTAGCTCCCGCAAGGTCAACTGCATTGGGCCCCTCGAACTCCGACTTGTTAGGAGGGGAACATTCCAGAAGATTCTAGAACATTACCTTGGACTTGGAGCTACTGTTAGTCAGTATAAGACTCCAAGATGTGTAGGCCCTACAAACCCCACTGTCTTGCAAATCTTGACTGATAATGTTGTCAAAACCTATCTCAGTACTGCTTTCAAttga